A region from the Streptomyces lydicus genome encodes:
- a CDS encoding helix-turn-helix domain-containing protein produces the protein MGAVEKKSEVAALLKELKDRSGNSYGALAKRLHMSTSTLHRYCNGDAVPTEYAPLERLARLCRATPDELVELHRRWILADEARRRERDRRQTGRGTAVVAAEGETVAGVGHGADSDASPVPPPAHLMAASAPGRVAEITPAGRPVTQVVPGGRGRRIALTAGIAVAAVAVSAALAAGLVVDGDGHGRQAAAERTASAKSGKGAVGAEGGRLPSASAQPPVTESTSPSPSPSPFHSLSPSRTAGGGEANVPDADDRAGLPVSVDVRPYRWESPCSQRYLVDRAPGKMGPPPSEQDVRGWISSLGAVSADSQLVEVSVQGTGEKTVVLHGLRVRVVRSDPPPAWNAYSMGVGCGGGITPKTFGVSLDAPQPSIAPQGGQRDFPYKVSERDPEVFRITARAGVRAVRWYLELEWSSGNRHGTLRIDDNGEPFHTSGMEGRPQYDYPLGGSKWIPAPKENG, from the coding sequence GTGGGGGCGGTCGAGAAAAAATCTGAGGTCGCGGCGCTGCTCAAGGAGTTGAAGGACCGCTCCGGGAACAGCTACGGCGCGCTCGCCAAGCGGCTGCACATGAGCACGTCGACGCTGCATCGCTACTGCAACGGTGATGCGGTGCCGACGGAGTACGCGCCGCTGGAGCGGCTGGCACGGCTGTGCCGGGCGACGCCGGACGAGCTGGTGGAGCTGCACCGGCGGTGGATCCTGGCGGACGAGGCGCGACGCCGGGAGCGAGACCGTAGACAAACGGGCAGGGGCACGGCGGTTGTTGCCGCGGAAGGGGAGACGGTGGCCGGGGTCGGCCACGGGGCCGACTCCGACGCTTCGCCCGTACCGCCACCGGCTCACCTCATGGCCGCCTCCGCCCCTGGCCGAGTCGCTGAGATCACCCCCGCGGGGCGGCCCGTGACACAGGTGGTGCCCGGGGGCCGCGGGCGGCGTATCGCGCTGACGGCCGGAATCGCCGTGGCCGCCGTGGCCGTCTCCGCCGCGCTTGCCGCCGGACTGGTCGTCGACGGGGACGGCCACGGCCGCCAGGCGGCAGCCGAGCGGACCGCAAGTGCCAAGAGCGGAAAGGGGGCGGTGGGGGCCGAGGGCGGCCGCTTGCCCTCGGCGTCCGCACAACCGCCCGTGACGGAGAGCACGAGCCCGTCCCCGTCCCCTTCCCCGTTCCACTCGCTCTCCCCGTCCCGTACGGCCGGCGGCGGAGAGGCGAACGTGCCGGACGCGGACGACCGGGCCGGGCTCCCGGTGAGCGTGGATGTCCGCCCGTACCGCTGGGAGAGCCCGTGCAGCCAGCGCTACCTGGTCGACCGAGCCCCCGGCAAGATGGGTCCGCCGCCCTCAGAACAGGACGTCAGGGGCTGGATTTCGTCGCTGGGCGCGGTCTCGGCGGACAGCCAGCTGGTGGAGGTGTCGGTACAGGGCACGGGGGAGAAGACCGTGGTGTTGCACGGACTTCGGGTGCGGGTGGTGAGGAGTGACCCGCCGCCCGCCTGGAATGCCTACAGCATGGGCGTGGGCTGCGGCGGAGGCATCACGCCCAAGACGTTCGGAGTCTCCCTGGACGCACCGCAGCCCAGCATCGCGCCGCAGGGCGGACAGCGGGACTTCCCCTACAAGGTGAGCGAGCGGGACCCCGAGGTCTTCAGGATCACCGCGCGGGCCGGGGTCCGCGCGGTGCGCTGGTACCTGGAACTGGAGTGGTCCAGCGGGAACCGGCACGGCACGCTCCGCATCGACGACAACGGGGAGCCGTTCCACACCAGCGGGATGGAGGGCCGGCCGCAGTACGACTACCCACTGGGCGGCAGCAAATGGATCCCCGCCCCGAAGGAGAACGGCTGA
- a CDS encoding DUF4232 domain-containing protein yields MRTTRRATQLVASAAVLTASLALTACQNGTTKDNGGQAPTSSSRPLTGSQEAQSPSGGDGNGSARDGHVSKAAMSSGASGSGNAGKNGPGRAAGQGSGSRATTAACTGAHVKVTVTKVPRPVNHMLLTATNTGSVPCNAYGAPYLRWDDGQAATTFLEASKPQAVITLAPGESAYAGIMYQSADGSGSEGHTARTLGVLFGNRAGDGSTGPSARLTLPNGGVHTDSSAWVTYWQSRSEDALTW; encoded by the coding sequence ATGCGCACCACCCGTCGCGCCACCCAGCTCGTCGCCTCCGCCGCCGTCCTGACGGCAAGCCTGGCGCTGACCGCCTGCCAGAACGGCACCACCAAGGACAACGGCGGCCAGGCCCCGACCTCGTCCTCCCGGCCTCTGACCGGCAGCCAGGAGGCTCAGTCCCCTTCGGGCGGCGACGGCAACGGCTCTGCCCGGGACGGTCACGTATCCAAGGCCGCCATGTCGTCGGGCGCCTCCGGCAGCGGGAACGCCGGCAAGAACGGCCCTGGTCGGGCCGCCGGGCAGGGCTCCGGCAGCCGGGCGACGACCGCCGCCTGCACCGGCGCGCACGTCAAGGTCACCGTGACCAAGGTCCCTCGCCCTGTCAACCACATGCTGCTGACCGCCACCAACACCGGCTCCGTGCCCTGCAACGCCTACGGCGCGCCCTACCTCCGCTGGGACGACGGCCAGGCCGCCACCACGTTCCTCGAAGCCTCCAAGCCACAGGCCGTGATCACACTCGCGCCGGGCGAGTCGGCGTACGCGGGGATCATGTACCAGTCCGCTGACGGCTCGGGCAGCGAGGGCCACACCGCCCGCACCCTGGGCGTCCTGTTCGGCAACCGGGCGGGCGATGGATCCACCGGCCCGTCCGCACGCCTCACGCTGCCCAACGGTGGTGTCCATACCGACAGTTCGGCATGGGTCACCTACTGGCAGTCCCGTTCCGAGGACGCGCTGACCTGGTGA
- a CDS encoding MerR family transcriptional regulator, which produces MGEPASGVQRGPLRTVDVARESGYSVQQVRDLERLGVIPAAARSSNGYRSYTPLHVHALRAYRGLAGAMGPVAARQMLARRRTETIAEAASAINAVHVRLAREREEALRAQQALRTIQAEAGATGFEHESDAMTITELAEALRVRPSTLRFWEQEGLVTPERVTSLRARRYGLPAIRAARIVTALRGAGYGIPAVREAMDSLGQLDGPGEVQRILQQRVEQIAARTVALLRAGADLAVVVESAGG; this is translated from the coding sequence ATGGGCGAGCCGGCGAGCGGTGTGCAACGGGGACCGCTGCGCACCGTCGACGTGGCCAGAGAGTCCGGGTACTCGGTGCAACAGGTGCGCGACCTGGAACGGCTGGGGGTCATTCCCGCGGCCGCTCGATCGAGCAACGGCTACCGCTCCTACACACCGCTTCATGTGCACGCCCTTCGGGCCTACCGGGGACTCGCGGGTGCCATGGGGCCGGTCGCGGCCCGGCAGATGCTCGCGCGGCGGCGAACGGAGACGATCGCGGAGGCGGCCTCGGCGATCAATGCGGTCCATGTCCGGCTCGCTCGGGAACGTGAGGAGGCGCTGCGCGCCCAACAGGCGTTGCGGACGATCCAGGCCGAAGCGGGGGCAACCGGGTTCGAGCACGAGAGCGACGCGATGACGATCACGGAGCTCGCCGAAGCTCTCCGGGTACGTCCCTCGACCCTGCGGTTCTGGGAGCAGGAAGGGCTTGTCACGCCCGAGCGGGTGACGTCACTGCGAGCCCGTCGCTACGGCCTGCCGGCCATCAGAGCAGCGCGCATCGTGACGGCTCTCCGCGGCGCCGGCTACGGCATTCCCGCCGTGCGCGAAGCCATGGATTCCCTGGGCCAACTCGACGGCCCGGGAGAAGTCCAACGCATCCTGCAGCAGCGTGTGGAGCAGATCGCCGCACGCACCGTGGCGCTCCTCCGAGCGGGCGCAGACTTGGCCGTCGTCGTCGAGTCGGCAGGGGGCTAG
- a CDS encoding DUF6194 family protein, whose product MEQIITAVRGFDGALVVSPEPGGDFPEFTWGSAFFYFAPDGRMPQSVQPYGTIVVKDHPDDAASALDAPDRWRVNIHVDRATFRELTGEEPRSLTRPRDYAAADSVMPHPVYGALGWLAVVNPGERTTDTVLQLLRDAHDAARARFGRRRS is encoded by the coding sequence ATGGAACAGATCATCACGGCCGTACGGGGCTTCGACGGCGCGCTCGTGGTCAGCCCGGAGCCGGGCGGCGACTTCCCCGAGTTCACGTGGGGGAGTGCCTTTTTCTACTTCGCCCCCGACGGCCGGATGCCGCAGAGCGTCCAGCCCTACGGGACGATCGTCGTCAAGGACCACCCCGACGACGCCGCCTCCGCCCTTGACGCTCCGGACCGGTGGCGCGTGAACATCCACGTCGACCGGGCGACGTTCCGGGAGCTCACCGGGGAGGAACCACGCAGTCTCACTCGGCCCCGCGACTACGCGGCCGCCGACAGCGTGATGCCGCACCCGGTGTACGGGGCACTCGGCTGGCTCGCTGTCGTCAACCCGGGGGAGCGGACCACGGACACGGTGCTGCAGCTTCTGCGTGATGCCCACGACGCGGCTCGTGCGAGGTTCGGGCGACGACGTTCGTAG
- a CDS encoding SDR family oxidoreductase yields the protein MPPTSKVVAITGASSGIGEAAARRLAADGHRVFLGARRTSRLERLVEEITKEGGTAAFAKLDVTDAADMRAFIDAALQRYGRIDALVNNAGVMPLSPLEALKTDEWDRMIDVNVRGVLHGIAAALPAMRAQGGGHFVTIASVGAYEVSPTAAVYCATKFAVRAISEGLRQESAGDIRVTLVSPGVTESELADSISDPAAREAMKTYRAVALPASAIAEAIAYALAQPPQVDVNEIVVRPAASAQ from the coding sequence ATGCCACCGACCTCCAAGGTTGTCGCGATCACCGGTGCGAGCAGCGGTATCGGGGAGGCGGCCGCACGCCGACTGGCGGCGGACGGACACCGGGTCTTCCTCGGCGCGCGCCGCACCAGCCGGCTGGAGCGACTGGTTGAAGAGATCACGAAGGAGGGCGGCACCGCTGCCTTCGCCAAGCTGGATGTCACCGACGCGGCAGACATGCGTGCGTTCATCGATGCGGCGCTGCAGCGGTACGGCCGGATCGACGCGCTCGTGAACAACGCGGGGGTGATGCCCCTCTCCCCGCTGGAAGCGCTCAAGACCGATGAGTGGGACCGCATGATCGACGTGAATGTGCGGGGCGTCCTGCACGGCATCGCCGCCGCCCTGCCCGCGATGCGCGCACAGGGCGGCGGGCACTTCGTGACCATCGCCTCCGTCGGCGCGTACGAGGTCTCGCCCACCGCCGCCGTCTACTGCGCCACCAAATTCGCCGTGCGCGCGATTTCCGAAGGCCTGCGCCAGGAATCGGCAGGGGACATCCGGGTCACCCTCGTCTCTCCCGGCGTGACCGAGTCCGAACTCGCGGACAGCATCTCCGACCCCGCGGCCAGGGAGGCGATGAAGACCTACCGCGCGGTGGCACTGCCCGCATCGGCCATCGCGGAGGCCATCGCCTACGCCCTTGCGCAGCCGCCGCAGGTCGACGTGAACGAGATCGTCGTCCGTCCCGCCGCAAGCGCCCAGTGA
- a CDS encoding nuclear transport factor 2 family protein, whose amino-acid sequence MPPTAADYDSLVRRLRDLEDKEALRALMIQGWRALDRKDWQTWIACWADDAVLEFGPWEQIHGKDAVRATVEAAESPYPSMQHHLLNMHFEVDGDRATGIGYMWFVAVTEAGKTSSPYAMGGPYDWEFSRGPDGWLLTRQRLGVWWTHGEDALKAFG is encoded by the coding sequence ATGCCGCCCACTGCCGCCGACTACGACAGCCTGGTACGAAGACTGCGGGACCTGGAGGACAAGGAAGCCCTGCGCGCCCTCATGATCCAAGGGTGGCGGGCCCTCGACCGCAAGGACTGGCAGACCTGGATCGCCTGCTGGGCCGACGACGCGGTGCTGGAGTTCGGGCCATGGGAGCAGATCCACGGGAAGGACGCGGTCCGGGCGACGGTGGAAGCAGCGGAATCGCCGTATCCGAGCATGCAGCATCACCTTCTGAACATGCACTTCGAGGTGGACGGCGACCGGGCGACGGGCATCGGCTACATGTGGTTCGTCGCCGTCACCGAAGCCGGGAAGACCTCCTCTCCCTACGCGATGGGCGGCCCGTACGACTGGGAGTTCAGCCGGGGCCCGGACGGCTGGCTCCTGACGCGCCAGAGGCTCGGTGTCTGGTGGACTCATGGTGAGGACGCCCTGAAGGCCTTCGGGTAG
- a CDS encoding CAP domain-containing protein has product MIPLGIVATVGVLAGSLAVFHSQDDAKASEAFPPASHPSAATLTPGDRPSASASVSASASAPSATERGTGKVDRYEAEINRLVNNARKKHGCEPLHRDPRMDKAARLHSQDMAAHGFYAHTGPDGKGPKERMEAQGYDDASGENIDAWPRTPQGAFDAWMHSPGHRANILSCHSKGTGIGVALGGKLRAYWTQDFGYK; this is encoded by the coding sequence ATGATTCCGCTCGGAATCGTGGCCACGGTCGGCGTTCTTGCCGGATCTCTGGCCGTTTTCCACTCCCAGGACGACGCGAAGGCCAGTGAGGCCTTCCCGCCGGCCTCGCACCCGAGTGCCGCCACGCTCACGCCGGGCGACCGGCCTTCCGCTTCCGCATCCGTTTCCGCTTCCGCGTCCGCGCCGTCCGCCACCGAGCGGGGCACCGGCAAGGTCGACCGCTACGAGGCGGAGATCAACCGACTCGTCAACAACGCCCGGAAGAAGCACGGTTGCGAGCCCCTGCACCGCGACCCGCGGATGGACAAGGCGGCCCGGCTGCACAGCCAGGACATGGCCGCCCACGGCTTTTACGCGCACACCGGCCCCGATGGCAAGGGCCCCAAGGAGCGGATGGAGGCACAGGGTTACGACGACGCCTCCGGGGAGAACATCGACGCCTGGCCGAGGACTCCCCAGGGTGCGTTCGACGCCTGGATGCACAGTCCCGGCCACCGCGCGAACATCCTCAGCTGCCACTCCAAGGGCACCGGGATAGGTGTCGCCCTGGGCGGCAAGCTCCGGGCCTACTGGACTCAGGACTTCGGCTACAAGTAA
- a CDS encoding toxin-antitoxin system HicB family antitoxin — MAKTQLNVRVDEATAEAARERALQRGVSMNRYIEELVLKDAGEVGQTFVEAASDFMKQYERVFAEEFGLEAGGAEGAATTTHHEGLPGTT, encoded by the coding sequence GTGGCGAAGACACAGCTGAACGTCCGCGTGGATGAGGCCACCGCCGAAGCGGCGCGAGAGCGCGCCCTGCAGCGGGGAGTGAGCATGAACCGCTATATCGAGGAGCTTGTCCTCAAGGACGCCGGTGAGGTCGGCCAGACCTTCGTCGAGGCCGCCTCCGACTTCATGAAGCAGTACGAGCGCGTCTTCGCCGAGGAATTCGGCCTGGAAGCAGGCGGCGCCGAGGGCGCCGCGACCACCACCCACCACGAAGGGCTGCCGGGCACCACGTGA
- a CDS encoding fic family toxin-antitoxin system, toxin component: protein MTLRIDLAWLLLIAEQHTPGDPQVTDWGALVAAVSRHEAEIFGVPVYTEPQDRAASLLQLLLQVPALERSNAMFATAVAYGYLVASGLKITISPEQVRDLARLVKEGTADVRTIADKLRTWTV from the coding sequence GTGACGCTGCGCATCGACCTCGCCTGGCTCCTTCTGATCGCCGAACAGCACACGCCCGGAGACCCCCAGGTCACCGACTGGGGCGCCCTGGTGGCCGCCGTCAGCCGCCATGAAGCCGAGATATTCGGTGTGCCCGTCTACACCGAACCCCAGGACCGTGCCGCCTCCCTGCTGCAACTCCTGCTCCAGGTACCGGCGCTGGAGCGCTCGAATGCCATGTTCGCGACCGCCGTCGCCTACGGCTATCTCGTCGCCAGCGGGCTGAAGATCACCATCTCTCCCGAGCAGGTCCGTGACCTCGCCCGCCTCGTCAAGGAGGGCACGGCCGACGTCCGCACCATCGCGGACAAACTGCGAACCTGGACGGTGTGA
- a CDS encoding class I SAM-dependent methyltransferase, translating into MWQRRSVPHVPRVPGAPRAPRVPQGSVHHPVFARFYASCCGPAADARAGVATLRKELLAGATGRVIEVGAGSGLNFAHYPGTVSEVVAIEPEATLREVARSAAARAEVPVDLVPGVAEALPVKSEAFDTAVASLVLCSVREVQRALSELRRVLRPGGELRFFEHGRAAGRGLAAVQWSLDRTFWPLLMGGCHTGRDPLGEIRTAGFEVLRVRRLKVPERGPTLPTSPAVLGTARRPSD; encoded by the coding sequence ATGTGGCAGCGCAGGAGTGTTCCGCACGTTCCACGGGTTCCGGGAGCTCCTAGAGCTCCGAGAGTTCCGCAAGGCAGCGTCCATCACCCGGTGTTCGCCCGCTTCTACGCGAGCTGCTGCGGTCCGGCCGCGGACGCGCGGGCAGGGGTGGCCACGCTCCGGAAGGAGCTGCTGGCGGGCGCCACCGGCCGGGTCATCGAGGTCGGCGCGGGAAGCGGGCTGAACTTCGCGCACTATCCGGGCACGGTCTCGGAAGTGGTGGCGATCGAACCGGAGGCCACGCTCCGGGAGGTGGCCAGGTCGGCGGCGGCGCGGGCGGAGGTCCCGGTGGATCTGGTGCCCGGAGTGGCGGAGGCCCTGCCGGTCAAGAGCGAGGCATTCGATACGGCGGTGGCATCGCTGGTGCTGTGTTCCGTCCGTGAGGTGCAGCGCGCCCTTTCGGAGCTGCGGCGGGTACTGCGTCCGGGCGGTGAGCTGCGGTTCTTCGAGCACGGGCGGGCCGCGGGGCGCGGGCTGGCGGCCGTGCAGTGGTCGCTGGACCGGACATTCTGGCCCCTGCTGATGGGCGGTTGTCACACCGGCCGGGACCCGCTGGGCGAGATCCGGACGGCCGGGTTCGAGGTGCTGCGGGTGCGCCGGCTGAAGGTGCCGGAGCGCGGGCCGACACTGCCCACGTCGCCGGCGGTGCTGGGCACGGCGCGGCGGCCGAGCGACTGA